A region of Rhodopirellula islandica DNA encodes the following proteins:
- a CDS encoding proline racemase family protein, giving the protein MMLPSRVKVLDSHTGGEPTRMVIDLEDTLAGPTMADRRLHLRQKFARLGAPIVNEPRGNDIIVGAWICQPVDPSCFAGVVFFNNVGVLQMCGHATIGVIATLAWQGKLTPGIHRMETPVGIIEVELHSDGKTVSFENVPSRRYQAAVRVKVSSSTSLANDFVTGDIAYGGNWFYLVDDHGLDLELCNVDQLMAATLSIKAALREQGITGEGGAEIDHVELVGPSAHADAKNFVLCPGNAYDRSPCGTGTSAKVACLAAAGKLNVGQTFRQESITGSCFDASYRLDESGDVIARLTGSAEVIAETTLLFEFE; this is encoded by the coding sequence ATGATGCTGCCTTCACGTGTAAAGGTGTTGGATTCTCACACCGGTGGGGAACCGACGCGGATGGTGATTGACCTGGAAGACACGCTTGCCGGGCCGACGATGGCGGACCGTCGTCTGCACCTCCGGCAGAAATTTGCGAGGCTGGGGGCCCCAATCGTCAACGAGCCTCGCGGCAACGACATCATTGTCGGCGCGTGGATCTGCCAACCGGTCGACCCGAGTTGTTTCGCGGGGGTGGTGTTCTTCAACAATGTGGGTGTGTTGCAGATGTGCGGCCACGCAACGATTGGAGTGATCGCGACGCTGGCGTGGCAAGGCAAACTGACGCCGGGCATTCATCGGATGGAAACTCCCGTGGGCATCATCGAAGTCGAACTGCACTCGGACGGCAAAACGGTTTCGTTCGAAAACGTTCCAAGCAGACGCTATCAAGCGGCCGTTCGCGTCAAGGTTTCAAGCTCAACGTCGCTCGCCAACGACTTTGTGACGGGCGACATCGCCTACGGAGGCAACTGGTTCTACTTGGTCGATGATCACGGATTGGATCTCGAACTCTGCAACGTCGATCAATTGATGGCAGCCACGCTGAGCATCAAAGCCGCGTTGCGAGAACAAGGAATCACGGGCGAGGGCGGGGCAGAGATTGACCACGTCGAATTGGTCGGCCCCTCCGCTCATGCGGATGCGAAGAACTTTGTGCTGTGCCCTGGCAACGCATACGACCGATCGCCATGCGGCACCGGGACCAGTGCCAAGGTGGCTTGTTTAGCAGCAGCCGGCAAACTGAATGTCGGCCAAACGTTTCGCCAGGAATCGATCACGGGCAGTTGCTTTGATGCCAGCTATCGATTGGACGAGTCCGGTGACGTGATCGCTCGCCTGACCGGTTCCGCCGAAGTCATCGCCGAAACAACACTGCTGTTTGAGTTTGAATGA
- a CDS encoding DUF3467 domain-containing protein encodes MNSDTPSEPPFDGPPDDENGSGGKPPGEGQPGGGQWGDGLPNGGQPAGDRPEEGQPGSPNPANNPSENPAAENPAVRARVPDHVAGGCFSTGAIVMTGPSEFIVDFLQTVGRPHRVAVRVVIPHAVMPQFVDALQKNLDLYKGRFGDPVMPTPTPNPNAEQRRPTPQEIYDDLKLPDEVLSGTYANGVMIGHGATEFGLDFLTSFFPQSAVSARVFLAAGQVPRLLDSLRGATKQLEDRRKGNEGNQ; translated from the coding sequence ATGAATTCTGATACGCCTTCCGAACCACCTTTTGACGGTCCTCCCGACGACGAAAACGGGTCCGGGGGAAAACCACCCGGCGAAGGTCAGCCTGGCGGCGGGCAATGGGGCGATGGGCTGCCCAATGGCGGCCAACCTGCCGGTGACCGACCCGAGGAAGGTCAACCGGGATCTCCCAATCCGGCGAACAACCCTTCCGAGAACCCAGCTGCTGAGAACCCTGCCGTACGGGCTCGGGTTCCCGATCACGTGGCGGGCGGTTGTTTCAGCACGGGTGCGATCGTGATGACGGGCCCCAGTGAGTTCATCGTCGACTTTTTGCAAACCGTCGGTCGTCCACACCGGGTCGCCGTTCGCGTGGTCATCCCGCACGCGGTGATGCCGCAGTTTGTTGATGCGTTGCAGAAAAACCTCGATCTGTACAAAGGCCGGTTTGGCGATCCCGTGATGCCAACACCGACGCCCAATCCGAATGCGGAACAACGTCGACCAACGCCGCAAGAAATCTATGATGACTTGAAGCTGCCCGACGAAGTGCTCAGTGGAACCTATGCCAATGGGGTCATGATCGGTCACGGCGCGACGGAGTTTGGGTTGGATTTCTTGACCAGCTTCTTCCCTCAATCTGCCGTCAGTGCGCGCGTGTTCTTGGCTGCTGGACAAGTCCCACGTTTGCTCGACTCATTGCGAGGTGCGACCAAGCAATTGGAAGATCGCCGAAAAGGCAACGAAGGCAATCAGTGA
- a CDS encoding ATP-binding protein yields the protein MSLTNRVCLFFLAALGIILAIYSLVFYSITSEHVRSRFDDELSGVLKSLIAAAEVEETEVKWQPLEHSIDFGVHDEFGAVHWAVIGDDGVIVERSRAIDQEFMLRVAGLTSFTSIPPGPDVETDVAAEATVSDGWAMMSRQVSAPRPVRLLRELDEFDQLKVVVGRSTVPRDAILFRLMLLVTLLPLLAWSIAALLGQWMVRTALRPVAAMADQAQAISGTDFDSRLTHTHSGDELAELATAFNRLLGRQQEAFDQQRRFAGEAAHELRTPLTVLLGQIDVTLRRPRSDTEYQSTLSILRSKTHTLQEIVESLLFLARSDRDSSTPALRCFELQPWLESQRAMWPVEARGDDVQLEIALPDHASVRATPALLARVVDNLVGNAVKYSQPGTPIIVRALQENDETLIQVVDSGTGISADEVSKLFDPFFRSSEARRRGIAGTGLGLAIASRIATTLGGNLECVSTLGSGSCFTLRLPRSQPVSIEESCSMN from the coding sequence ATGAGTCTTACCAATCGCGTTTGCCTATTCTTCCTGGCTGCCTTGGGAATCATCTTGGCGATTTATTCGCTGGTTTTCTATTCGATCACCAGCGAGCACGTTCGTTCACGTTTTGACGATGAATTGAGCGGCGTGCTGAAGTCACTGATCGCCGCCGCCGAGGTCGAAGAAACAGAAGTCAAGTGGCAGCCTTTGGAACACTCGATCGACTTTGGCGTGCACGATGAATTTGGTGCAGTCCACTGGGCGGTGATCGGCGACGATGGCGTGATCGTCGAACGCTCGCGAGCGATTGATCAGGAGTTCATGTTGCGGGTCGCTGGCTTGACCTCGTTCACGTCGATTCCGCCTGGTCCGGATGTGGAAACCGACGTTGCTGCGGAGGCGACGGTGTCCGATGGCTGGGCGATGATGAGCCGACAAGTGTCTGCACCACGACCGGTTCGCTTGCTGCGTGAGTTGGATGAATTTGATCAGTTGAAGGTCGTGGTGGGGCGGTCGACGGTCCCGCGCGATGCCATCCTGTTTCGGTTGATGTTGTTGGTCACGCTCTTGCCATTGCTGGCTTGGTCGATTGCCGCTTTGCTGGGGCAGTGGATGGTTCGAACAGCACTGCGTCCTGTGGCGGCGATGGCGGATCAGGCGCAGGCGATCTCCGGAACCGACTTCGATTCGCGTCTGACGCACACGCACTCGGGGGACGAGCTGGCTGAGTTGGCCACGGCTTTCAATCGATTGCTTGGTCGCCAACAAGAGGCGTTCGACCAGCAGCGTCGTTTCGCCGGGGAGGCCGCTCACGAGTTGCGTACTCCGCTGACTGTGTTGCTGGGCCAAATCGACGTGACCCTGCGTCGGCCGCGGAGCGACACCGAGTATCAGTCCACGTTGTCGATCTTGCGAAGCAAAACGCACACCTTGCAAGAGATCGTCGAATCGCTGTTGTTTCTCGCTCGCAGTGATCGCGATTCCTCGACGCCGGCGCTGCGTTGTTTTGAGCTTCAGCCCTGGTTGGAATCTCAACGGGCGATGTGGCCGGTCGAGGCACGCGGCGACGACGTTCAGTTGGAAATCGCATTGCCGGATCATGCCTCGGTTCGCGCGACGCCGGCGTTGCTGGCCCGCGTGGTCGACAATCTGGTAGGCAACGCGGTCAAGTACAGCCAGCCGGGAACGCCGATCATCGTTCGAGCGTTGCAGGAAAACGACGAAACACTGATTCAAGTGGTTGATTCAGGTACCGGGATCAGTGCTGACGAAGTCTCGAAGTTGTTTGATCCATTTTTCCGATCCAGTGAGGCTCGTCGTCGCGGCATTGCCGGCACCGGATTGGGTTTGGCGATCGCCAGCCGAATCGCAACGACGCTGGGTGGCAATTTGGAATGTGTGAGCACTTTGGGGAGCGGAAGCTGCTTCACACTGCGTCTGCCAAGGTCGCAGCCTGTGTCGATCGAGGAATCCTGCTCGATGAACTGA
- a CDS encoding response regulator transcription factor encodes MSVRVLVVEDEPGIADFLVRGLTEEGYSVVHCEDGGHAWLRLQSETWDLVILDWWLPGEDGLQILRRFRQKNRSTPVLFLTARDGVSERVTGLDAGADDYLTKPFAFEELLARVRSLLRRQGQSDSLHMEYQDIRIDLAQQRATRSEVPLELTAKELSLLTMFVRNPGRVLSRTRIYETVWDENFDGLSNTLEVHVKDLRRKLEKVGPRVIQTRRGQGYILESSS; translated from the coding sequence ATGAGCGTGCGGGTGCTGGTGGTCGAGGATGAGCCGGGGATAGCGGATTTTCTCGTTCGAGGTCTGACCGAAGAGGGCTATTCCGTTGTCCATTGCGAGGACGGCGGTCACGCTTGGTTGCGACTGCAGTCCGAGACCTGGGATTTGGTCATCCTGGACTGGTGGTTGCCAGGCGAGGATGGGCTGCAGATCCTGCGTCGGTTTCGTCAGAAGAACCGCTCGACTCCGGTCTTGTTTTTGACCGCACGCGATGGCGTTAGCGAGCGGGTCACGGGGTTGGATGCGGGCGCGGATGACTACCTGACCAAGCCGTTCGCCTTCGAAGAATTGCTGGCTCGCGTGCGATCACTTCTTCGACGCCAAGGCCAATCCGATTCCCTGCACATGGAATATCAGGACATTCGAATCGACTTGGCTCAGCAACGCGCTACCCGAAGCGAGGTTCCGCTGGAATTGACAGCCAAGGAATTGTCGTTGCTGACGATGTTTGTGCGGAATCCAGGTCGTGTGTTGTCACGCACTCGTATCTATGAGACCGTTTGGGACGAAAACTTTGATGGGCTGTCCAACACGCTGGAAGTGCACGTGAAGGACCTTCGTCGCAAGTTGGAAAAGGTCGGTCCGCGAGTCATCCAGACGCGACGCGGGCAGGGATACATCTTGGAATCATCGTCGTGA
- a CDS encoding carboxymuconolactone decarboxylase family protein, giving the protein MKKMKQLNNFAELTPDAWEAFVAFDKAALADGKVPAKTKELIAVAVALTTQCAYCIEIHTKRAKQAGNTDEEIAETVMVAAALRAGGAVTHGTHCIEK; this is encoded by the coding sequence ATGAAAAAGATGAAACAGCTCAACAATTTCGCCGAACTCACGCCAGACGCATGGGAGGCGTTTGTTGCGTTTGACAAAGCCGCGTTGGCCGACGGAAAGGTGCCCGCCAAAACCAAGGAACTGATCGCAGTTGCAGTTGCGTTGACGACTCAATGCGCCTACTGCATCGAGATTCACACCAAACGGGCGAAACAGGCTGGCAATACAGATGAAGAAATTGCCGAGACCGTGATGGTCGCTGCCGCACTGCGTGCTGGCGGCGCGGTAACGCACGGCACTCACTGTATCGAAAAATAG
- a CDS encoding PDZ domain-containing protein, producing MQKRARTSRKRTFTSWASVAIVAASIAGPASGQEEASVPAWLQERLVERVMHRRDNGEMMQLVRPIADRAADGVVGVICGGRPVSLGTVVAKSSLMGGAAVATSDAYVITKRSELSNDPIRVRLRDGRMFPARVAAVRRRSDLALLVIERDNTGTLPMLLPVTLTSSVPVVGSFLISPDRTNRVIGLGVMGAGPRRVEHRGMLGVQLNPNASTAGAQVEQILPNSSASEAGLESGDRIIAINGQMQTNKDAVMSTLRRMFPGEIVQLTIVRDGDTKELSAKMREASIVTESENDARVNGARNIRLSGFEEVLQHDTVLNPDQCGGPLLNSDGQVIGINIARAGRVVSYALPSSLVSVEVSSMIAEAGGK from the coding sequence ATGCAGAAGAGAGCTCGAACGTCACGGAAGCGAACGTTCACGTCTTGGGCGTCGGTGGCGATTGTTGCCGCGTCGATCGCTGGACCTGCGTCCGGACAAGAAGAAGCGTCCGTGCCAGCTTGGTTGCAGGAACGCTTGGTCGAACGAGTCATGCACCGCCGTGACAATGGCGAGATGATGCAATTGGTGCGTCCGATCGCTGACCGAGCGGCGGATGGCGTGGTCGGCGTGATCTGCGGTGGACGTCCCGTTTCGCTTGGAACCGTGGTTGCTAAATCCAGCTTGATGGGCGGGGCGGCGGTGGCAACCTCCGATGCGTACGTGATCACCAAACGCAGTGAATTGTCCAACGATCCAATTCGTGTCCGGCTCCGTGACGGCCGAATGTTCCCCGCGCGAGTGGCCGCGGTACGGCGTCGCAGTGACTTGGCGTTGCTGGTGATTGAACGCGACAACACGGGCACGTTGCCAATGCTTCTCCCAGTGACGTTGACTTCGTCTGTTCCTGTCGTCGGCAGTTTTTTGATCAGCCCGGACCGAACCAACCGAGTCATCGGGTTGGGTGTCATGGGGGCAGGACCACGCCGTGTTGAACACCGTGGAATGTTGGGGGTGCAGTTGAATCCCAATGCCTCCACCGCGGGTGCGCAGGTGGAACAGATCCTTCCCAACAGCAGCGCGTCAGAAGCCGGTTTGGAATCGGGCGACCGGATCATTGCGATCAATGGGCAAATGCAAACCAACAAAGACGCGGTGATGTCGACGTTGCGAAGAATGTTCCCGGGTGAGATCGTTCAATTGACCATTGTTCGCGATGGTGACACGAAGGAATTGTCGGCCAAGATGCGAGAAGCGTCGATTGTTACGGAATCGGAAAACGACGCTCGCGTGAATGGTGCTCGCAACATTCGGTTGTCTGGGTTCGAAGAGGTCTTGCAGCACGACACGGTTTTGAACCCCGACCAGTGTGGCGGACCGTTGCTCAACAGTGATGGCCAGGTCATCGGAATCAACATCGCCCGCGCCGGTCGAGTGGTCAGCTACGCGCTGCCTTCTTCGTTGGTCTCGGTGGAAGTGTCCAGCATGATCGCGGAAGCGGGTGGGAAGTGA
- a CDS encoding S1C family serine protease, giving the protein MNHAMPFHDTLGLRLFASCFLFALAMPHSVSSAQIVSGVPSTFGGAPPLPPGAILVPPAQALPRVVPSGPVTQNAFAQDSGSGALADQSGGTFIEPPFELEQLVATGGVPASLGQLRLLQRQQQRVAAAAEACTVSVQIGPAQGCGVIITSTGYVLTAAHVAMRPGKSAMLTLNDGRTVTAKTLGMNRSVDAGLMKIDPGQNARDSAGREIGWPHASLGTSENLKSGMWCIATGHPGGYEADRGMVTRVGRILAVYPDRLVTDCALIGGDSGGPLFDLSGKLIAVHSRIGNDVADNLHVPVDHYNEHWDKMQGGNAWGFLPGFRPVLGIRGNSEGGIANVVRVGPGSPADQGGIREGDQVVTFGDVDITDFESLKSAVSDTMPGERVKIWLRRDGQPVKVIVEIGRGD; this is encoded by the coding sequence CTGAATCACGCGATGCCATTTCACGACACGCTCGGACTGAGGCTGTTTGCCAGTTGCTTTTTGTTCGCTCTGGCGATGCCTCACTCGGTGAGTTCTGCGCAGATTGTTTCGGGAGTGCCCTCGACGTTTGGCGGCGCGCCGCCTCTGCCGCCTGGGGCGATTTTGGTGCCGCCGGCACAAGCCCTCCCCCGAGTGGTCCCGTCAGGTCCCGTCACGCAAAACGCGTTCGCTCAAGATTCTGGTTCCGGAGCTTTGGCGGATCAATCGGGCGGCACCTTCATTGAGCCACCGTTTGAATTGGAACAGCTGGTGGCCACAGGGGGCGTCCCGGCGTCCTTGGGACAATTGCGTTTGTTGCAGCGGCAACAACAACGCGTCGCCGCGGCGGCGGAAGCTTGCACCGTCAGTGTTCAAATTGGACCCGCTCAAGGTTGTGGCGTGATCATCACTTCCACGGGTTATGTCTTGACGGCAGCACACGTGGCGATGCGTCCTGGCAAGTCCGCCATGCTGACGCTCAACGACGGCCGAACGGTCACTGCGAAAACATTGGGGATGAACCGCAGTGTCGATGCGGGACTGATGAAGATCGATCCCGGCCAGAATGCTCGCGATTCGGCTGGCCGTGAAATCGGTTGGCCGCACGCCTCGTTGGGAACCAGCGAGAATCTAAAGTCTGGGATGTGGTGCATCGCAACGGGGCATCCCGGCGGGTACGAAGCCGACCGAGGCATGGTGACTCGGGTGGGCCGAATCTTGGCCGTCTATCCCGACCGGTTGGTGACCGATTGTGCGTTGATCGGAGGAGACTCTGGCGGGCCGCTGTTCGATTTGTCGGGCAAGCTGATTGCGGTGCACAGTCGGATCGGAAACGATGTCGCCGACAACTTGCACGTTCCCGTGGACCACTACAATGAGCACTGGGACAAGATGCAGGGTGGCAATGCTTGGGGATTCTTGCCGGGCTTTCGTCCGGTGCTGGGGATCCGGGGCAACAGCGAAGGCGGAATCGCCAACGTGGTGCGAGTCGGTCCGGGATCACCCGCGGATCAGGGTGGCATTCGCGAGGGTGACCAAGTGGTGACGTTTGGTGACGTGGACATCACCGATTTTGAATCATTGAAGTCCGCGGTGTCCGACACGATGCCCGGCGAACGAGTGAAAATTTGGCTGCGACGTGATGGCCAACCTGTCAAAGTGATTGTGGAGATTGGCCGTGGAGATTGA
- a CDS encoding 3-keto-disaccharide hydrolase has protein sequence MLHRRFTTLALSLAALSLPTLCSPSFGEEYLNGITWQTPPIITPGATAADPPSDATVLFGGAEDVQNWKNIQGWTTDGDVLVTGKGTVTSKEEFGDCQLHVEWSAPVPAKGNGQGRGNSGIFLMGRYEIQVLDSYENQTYHDGQAGAIYKQTPPAANAMRPPGEWNTYDIFWTAPRFTESGELESPAYITAVHNGVLILNHFELKGDTPYNRPPAYSAHGPKGPISLQDHSNPVRFRNMWVREFQSASGEQTREPFLRDGKKETPLSEAE, from the coding sequence ATGCTTCACCGCCGTTTCACCACGCTTGCTCTCTCGCTCGCCGCTTTGTCCCTGCCCACGCTTTGCTCACCCAGCTTTGGCGAGGAGTACCTCAACGGGATCACTTGGCAGACGCCACCGATCATCACCCCGGGTGCCACGGCCGCTGACCCACCCTCCGACGCAACGGTTTTGTTCGGCGGTGCCGAGGACGTGCAGAACTGGAAAAACATCCAGGGCTGGACAACCGATGGCGATGTTCTGGTCACCGGAAAAGGCACGGTCACTTCCAAGGAAGAGTTTGGCGATTGCCAACTCCACGTGGAGTGGTCGGCTCCGGTCCCAGCCAAGGGCAACGGCCAAGGTCGCGGCAACAGCGGCATTTTCTTGATGGGTCGCTACGAGATTCAGGTGTTGGATTCCTACGAGAACCAAACCTACCACGACGGCCAGGCTGGCGCGATCTACAAGCAAACCCCGCCGGCTGCCAACGCCATGCGTCCGCCAGGCGAATGGAACACCTACGACATTTTCTGGACGGCCCCTCGCTTCACCGAATCGGGTGAACTGGAAAGCCCCGCCTACATCACCGCGGTTCACAACGGCGTGCTGATTCTGAATCACTTTGAATTGAAAGGTGACACGCCTTACAACCGACCACCGGCGTACTCAGCGCACGGCCCCAAAGGCCCAATCTCATTGCAGGATCACAGCAACCCTGTCCGGTTCCGCAACATGTGGGTGCGAGAGTTTCAATCGGCCTCGGGCGAACAAACCCGCGAGCCCTTCCTTCGCGACGGCAAGAAAGAAACGCCCCTCAGCGAAGCGGAGTGA
- a CDS encoding peroxiredoxin-like family protein, with product MTSLKQQTDAQIERTRQAKPEFMQSVDELLAQAKGFQDGGNAIAVGEQAPGFELPNAKGATVSLAKLLDRGPVVVTFYRGGWCPYCNLQLRAMQERLPEIHNLGAELVAISPQVPDESLSQTERDELQFVVLSDQDARVAEQYGVAWKVPAVLTDHMKQDRGLELSKINNGNGDVLPIPGTFVLTNDGVVAWRYVNVDYRTRAEPDDIIAALQKLSVPTPK from the coding sequence ATGACCAGCCTCAAACAACAAACTGACGCCCAGATTGAAAGGACTCGGCAAGCGAAACCGGAATTCATGCAGTCGGTCGATGAGCTCTTGGCACAGGCCAAGGGGTTTCAGGACGGTGGCAACGCGATCGCCGTCGGTGAGCAGGCTCCCGGATTCGAATTGCCAAACGCGAAAGGCGCGACGGTGTCGCTTGCCAAGTTGCTCGATCGCGGTCCCGTGGTCGTGACGTTCTATCGTGGTGGCTGGTGCCCGTACTGCAACTTGCAACTGCGCGCGATGCAGGAACGCTTGCCTGAGATTCACAACCTCGGTGCGGAGTTGGTGGCGATCAGTCCCCAAGTGCCAGACGAGTCACTGTCGCAAACCGAACGTGACGAACTTCAATTTGTGGTCTTGTCCGACCAGGACGCGCGCGTCGCGGAGCAATACGGCGTGGCTTGGAAGGTCCCGGCTGTATTGACCGATCACATGAAGCAGGACCGCGGGCTCGAGCTGAGCAAAATCAACAACGGAAACGGAGATGTGCTGCCGATTCCGGGCACGTTTGTGCTGACCAATGACGGCGTGGTTGCGTGGCGCTACGTCAACGTCGACTATCGAACCCGAGCCGAACCGGATGACATCATCGCGGCCCTGCAAAAACTTTCGGTTCCCACACCGAAGTGA
- a CDS encoding BLUF domain-containing protein translates to MLTELVYCSVATRDMSAEGLKSLLDQSRQKNARLSVTGILLYSDQTREFIQLIEGEQDTIEQLMQVITVDDRHTSVDVMYQGNIKTRSFDDWSMAFRKLDDVDPQLMEGATTFQVDSLPATMLNGRTSRARTLLATLSKGL, encoded by the coding sequence ATGTTGACGGAACTTGTTTATTGCAGTGTTGCAACGCGCGACATGTCCGCGGAGGGCCTGAAAAGTTTGCTCGACCAGTCGCGCCAAAAGAACGCTCGTTTGAGCGTGACTGGCATTCTGCTCTACAGCGACCAAACCCGGGAGTTCATTCAGTTGATCGAAGGCGAGCAAGACACCATCGAACAACTGATGCAAGTCATCACCGTCGATGATCGCCACACCTCGGTCGACGTCATGTACCAAGGAAACATCAAAACCCGAAGTTTCGATGATTGGTCGATGGCCTTTCGAAAGCTCGATGACGTGGATCCGCAGCTGATGGAAGGCGCCACCACCTTCCAGGTTGACTCTTTGCCGGCCACGATGCTCAACGGCCGAACCAGCCGAGCGAGGACGCTACTGGCGACGCTCAGCAAAGGGCTTTGA